A genomic stretch from Bordetella sp. N includes:
- a CDS encoding TonB-dependent siderophore receptor — MYLHAHRQAILMASLAGLVSATLPHISNAQSATPVDMPAVKVESGAQGDTAFNPATPPQVNKSSVPLNETPQTITVIPRAVLDSQQAQTLADALHDVPGVVANTFGRRGWDDLIIRGQTASDSLFLDGLRTAASNHIAEQLFGVQQVEVLKGPASLLYGQVLPGGLVNMVSKRPQPDAFANVETTVGTHNFYQGTVDMGTPLSDNGKAAFRINALTMNSRDATDYVWYRNRWIAPSLSLDLGPRTDFTILTSYQERSYIRQQGLPLAGSINFNPNGEIPRRRFIGEPDQDPYRGYQSRIGYAFTHRFDGGWTINQNLRYQQYTLNGQLVSNSSLLADNQTLRRTATDQHWDGNTISLDTNAQRTFDAGAWGQHELTVGTDYLRSRDNTLSTTCTVGTLNVYNPVYGSAIKCPATPRTDSQNTVSDIGLYLRDQVKLGERWRILAGVRHDLAATYTTNHLNSTRQDDSARAYTGSGALMYELFPGVRPYISYATSFTPNSGTDVNGNGFDPETGRQWEAGVKFDFDGGATQLTVAAFDLRRHHVLQSDPVNDDFSIAVGEQRSRGGEIGFVSDFDNGLSLMGGYAYTAATITDDGGQDPSTNGTRLNNVPRHSFTLYSRYRLSGDLRGWELNAGARGESNRYTYGYYLPGYVVADVGVAYQAERWRAALTVKNVFDKQYYAGGLAAAVAMGDDRNVMLTLGYRY; from the coding sequence ATGTATTTGCACGCTCACCGGCAGGCCATCCTCATGGCCAGCCTGGCAGGACTCGTCAGCGCCACCCTTCCCCACATCTCAAACGCGCAAAGCGCGACACCGGTCGACATGCCGGCGGTCAAGGTGGAATCCGGCGCCCAGGGCGACACGGCCTTCAATCCCGCCACACCGCCCCAGGTCAACAAGTCCAGCGTGCCCCTCAACGAGACGCCGCAGACGATCACCGTGATTCCCCGCGCGGTCCTCGACAGCCAGCAGGCACAAACCCTGGCTGACGCCTTGCACGATGTCCCCGGCGTCGTTGCCAACACCTTCGGCCGGCGGGGCTGGGACGACCTGATCATCCGCGGCCAGACGGCCTCCGATTCGCTATTCCTGGACGGCTTGCGCACGGCGGCATCGAACCACATCGCCGAGCAGTTGTTCGGCGTGCAGCAGGTGGAAGTCCTCAAAGGTCCGGCCTCCCTGCTGTATGGCCAGGTGCTGCCCGGCGGCCTGGTGAATATGGTCAGCAAGCGGCCGCAACCCGACGCCTTCGCCAATGTGGAAACCACGGTCGGCACGCATAACTTCTACCAGGGCACGGTCGACATGGGCACGCCGCTGTCGGACAACGGCAAGGCCGCTTTCCGCATAAACGCGTTGACCATGAACTCGCGCGACGCCACCGACTACGTCTGGTACCGCAATCGCTGGATCGCGCCGTCCCTGTCGCTGGACCTGGGCCCGCGCACCGACTTCACCATCCTGACCAGCTATCAGGAACGCAGCTACATCCGCCAGCAAGGCTTGCCCCTGGCCGGCTCCATCAATTTCAATCCCAATGGCGAGATCCCCCGCCGCCGCTTCATCGGCGAGCCGGACCAGGACCCCTATCGCGGCTACCAGAGCCGCATCGGCTATGCCTTCACGCACCGCTTCGACGGCGGCTGGACCATCAACCAGAACCTGCGTTATCAGCAATACACACTGAACGGCCAACTGGTTTCGAATAGCAGCCTGCTTGCCGACAACCAGACCCTGCGGCGCACCGCCACCGACCAGCATTGGGATGGCAACACGATTTCGCTGGACACCAATGCGCAGCGTACCTTCGACGCCGGCGCGTGGGGCCAGCACGAACTCACCGTCGGCACCGACTATCTGCGCTCCCGCGACAACACGCTGAGCACCACCTGCACCGTCGGCACGCTCAACGTCTACAACCCCGTCTATGGCAGCGCCATCAAATGCCCGGCCACGCCGCGCACGGACAGCCAGAACACGGTGAGTGACATCGGCCTCTATCTGCGCGACCAGGTCAAACTGGGCGAGCGTTGGCGCATCCTGGCCGGGGTCCGGCACGACTTGGCCGCGACCTATACGACCAACCATCTGAACAGCACGCGCCAGGACGACAGCGCGCGTGCCTACACCGGGTCCGGCGCCTTGATGTACGAGCTTTTCCCCGGTGTGCGGCCGTACATCAGCTATGCCACGTCCTTCACCCCCAACAGCGGCACGGACGTGAATGGCAACGGCTTCGATCCCGAAACCGGCCGCCAATGGGAGGCCGGCGTCAAGTTCGACTTCGACGGCGGTGCGACGCAATTGACGGTCGCCGCCTTCGATCTGCGGCGCCACCACGTCCTGCAAAGCGATCCCGTCAACGACGACTTCAGCATCGCGGTGGGCGAGCAGCGTTCGCGCGGCGGCGAAATCGGCTTCGTGTCGGATTTCGACAATGGCCTGAGCCTGATGGGCGGATACGCATACACCGCCGCCACCATTACCGACGACGGCGGCCAGGATCCTTCCACCAACGGCACCCGCTTGAACAACGTCCCGCGCCACAGCTTCACGCTGTACTCGCGTTATCGCTTGAGCGGCGATCTGCGCGGCTGGGAGTTGAATGCCGGCGCGCGCGGCGAAAGCAACCGCTATACGTATGGCTACTACCTGCCCGGCTACGTCGTCGCCGACGTCGGCGTGGCTTACCAGGCCGAACGCTGGCGCGCGGCGCTCACGGTAAAGAACGTCTTCGACAAGCAGTATTACGCGGGCGGGCTGGCAGCCGCCGTCGCCATGGGCGACGACCGCAACGTCATGTTGACGTTGGGATATCGCTACTAG
- a CDS encoding porin has translation MKFNLRNAAAGTCLLAGFTLPHLALAADSVTMYGILDNSVQYLNNGPGGGSRTSMSSGGWNGSRWGMRGAEDLGNGAKAIFALESGIDMNNGKTLQSGRLFGRQAWVGLSDKDLGQLTMGRHNTLMLDWMSKFTPFDNATISAKVLDAAFSDRMDNSVKYSNKLGPVTVGTYYSFGWNNEQNFVDRSVGRMFGAGLRYNENAWDAALLYHTKHADAPKTGADGDNREDRIVAGLSYDMDVVKLYVGYRWLEQKLVQRNYTSNLYWAGFDYKPSSPTTLSLAILKMNGTACDNMNYAACPAVQRAGSDQKPTMIIAGAQYDLSKRTTLYALGGYSINSHGSSVSVIGGNYGVNVEPGKNQFGMSLGMRHRF, from the coding sequence ATGAAGTTCAACCTCCGCAACGCGGCGGCGGGCACCTGCCTGCTCGCTGGATTCACCCTCCCCCATCTTGCCTTGGCCGCGGATTCCGTCACGATGTACGGGATCCTCGACAACAGCGTCCAATACCTCAATAACGGCCCCGGCGGCGGCAGCCGCACCTCCATGAGCTCCGGCGGCTGGAACGGCTCGCGCTGGGGCATGCGCGGCGCCGAAGACCTGGGCAACGGCGCCAAGGCCATCTTCGCGCTGGAAAGCGGCATCGACATGAACAACGGCAAGACGCTGCAGAGCGGCCGCTTGTTCGGCCGCCAGGCCTGGGTCGGCCTGAGCGACAAGGACCTGGGGCAGCTGACCATGGGCCGCCACAACACGCTGATGCTGGACTGGATGTCCAAGTTCACGCCGTTCGACAACGCCACGATCTCCGCCAAGGTGCTCGATGCGGCGTTCTCCGACCGCATGGACAACTCCGTGAAGTACAGCAACAAGCTGGGCCCCGTCACCGTGGGCACGTACTACAGCTTCGGTTGGAACAACGAGCAGAACTTCGTCGACAGGTCGGTAGGCCGCATGTTCGGCGCCGGCCTGCGCTACAACGAAAACGCCTGGGACGCGGCGCTGCTGTATCACACCAAGCATGCCGACGCCCCCAAGACCGGCGCCGACGGCGACAACCGCGAAGACCGCATCGTCGCGGGCCTGTCCTATGACATGGATGTGGTGAAGCTGTATGTCGGCTACCGCTGGCTGGAGCAGAAGCTGGTACAGCGCAACTACACCAGCAATCTCTACTGGGCCGGCTTCGACTACAAGCCCTCTTCGCCCACCACGCTGTCGCTGGCCATCCTGAAGATGAACGGCACCGCGTGCGACAACATGAACTACGCCGCCTGCCCGGCCGTTCAAAGAGCCGGGTCGGACCAGAAGCCCACGATGATCATCGCCGGCGCGCAATACGACCTGTCCAAGCGCACTACGCTGTATGCGCTGGGCGGCTACTCGATCAACAGCCATGGTTCTTCGGTCAGCGTGATCGGCGGCAACTACGGCGTGAACGTCGAGCCTGGCAAGAACCAGTTCGGCATGTCCCTCGGCATGCGCCATCGCTTCTGA
- a CDS encoding ABC transporter ATP-binding protein, translating into MNSPKDHTRDIAIRGLRLAYGDVPVLDGVDLDVPAGTVLALLGPSGCGKSTLLKSLAGLLRPRQGSIRFGSQVVCDDGRHAPPEQRDLGMVFQDYALWPHMTVGQNIAFPLQMRKVAKAEHARRVEEALALVGLAGMAARRPADLSGGQQQRVGLARAIVARPRVLLFDEPLSNLDRDLRETLCAEIGALLRTLGTTAVYVTHDHAEAHALAHCIARMASGRIASLEHNEPGH; encoded by the coding sequence ATGAACAGCCCCAAGGACCACACCCGGGACATCGCCATCCGCGGCCTGCGGTTGGCGTATGGCGATGTGCCCGTGCTCGACGGGGTGGACCTGGACGTGCCGGCCGGCACGGTGCTGGCCTTGCTGGGGCCTTCGGGCTGCGGCAAGAGCACCCTGCTGAAATCCCTGGCCGGGCTGTTGCGCCCGCGCCAGGGATCGATCCGTTTCGGCTCTCAGGTCGTCTGCGATGACGGCCGCCACGCGCCGCCGGAGCAGCGCGATCTTGGCATGGTGTTCCAGGACTACGCTTTATGGCCGCACATGACCGTCGGCCAGAACATCGCCTTCCCCCTGCAGATGCGCAAGGTGGCCAAGGCCGAACACGCGCGGCGCGTCGAGGAAGCCCTGGCGCTGGTAGGCCTGGCCGGCATGGCCGCGCGCCGCCCCGCCGATCTTTCCGGCGGCCAGCAGCAACGCGTCGGCCTGGCGCGCGCCATCGTGGCGCGTCCCCGCGTCCTGCTCTTCGATGAACCGCTGTCCAACCTCGACCGCGACCTGCGCGAAACCCTGTGCGCTGAAATCGGCGCCCTGTTACGCACGCTAGGCACCACCGCGGTCTATGTCACCCACGACCACGCCGAGGCCCACGCACTGGCCCACTGCATCGCCCGCATGGCGAGCGGCCGCATCGCGAGCCTCGAGCACAACGAACCCGGACACTGA
- a CDS encoding ABC transporter substrate-binding protein has translation MGLSIGLTAGQARALTVYTAGPGTLIKKLAAGFQEKTGIKVDVFQATTGKVMARLEAESANPRADVLISASWDTALDLDHRGELLPYQSPNAAKVPAAFKTATYVAQGISALGIVWNTASNTPEPKDWSDLAQPQYKVQVTMPDPALSGASLDLLLGLQSAQGDKAWTLLEALKRNGMTVSGPNAQALTPVLQGAKAAVFGAVDYVSYASLQKGEAIKVIFPASGTVIAPRPMMILKASRAPDQAKQFVDYVLSEEGQRAVAEAWLMPAREDIQAQRPLFKELKLLPQPAAQPGAREDVLQRFSKLFGTH, from the coding sequence ATGGGACTCTCCATCGGACTGACAGCGGGCCAGGCCCGCGCCCTGACCGTCTACACGGCCGGCCCCGGTACGCTCATCAAGAAGCTGGCCGCCGGTTTCCAGGAAAAGACAGGCATCAAGGTCGATGTCTTCCAGGCCACCACCGGCAAGGTGATGGCGCGCCTGGAGGCCGAATCGGCCAACCCGCGCGCCGACGTGCTCATCTCCGCCTCGTGGGACACGGCGCTGGATCTCGATCATCGCGGCGAGCTGCTGCCTTACCAAAGCCCCAACGCCGCCAAGGTGCCGGCCGCCTTCAAGACCGCGACCTATGTCGCGCAAGGCATCTCGGCGCTGGGCATCGTGTGGAACACCGCCAGCAACACGCCGGAGCCGAAAGACTGGTCCGACCTGGCGCAGCCGCAATACAAGGTGCAGGTCACCATGCCCGACCCCGCGCTGTCCGGCGCGTCGCTGGACCTGCTGTTGGGCCTGCAAAGCGCGCAAGGCGACAAGGCGTGGACCCTGCTTGAAGCGCTCAAGCGCAACGGCATGACGGTCTCCGGCCCCAATGCGCAAGCGCTGACGCCGGTCCTGCAGGGCGCCAAGGCCGCCGTGTTCGGCGCGGTGGACTATGTGTCCTACGCCAGTCTGCAGAAAGGCGAAGCCATCAAGGTGATCTTCCCGGCCAGCGGCACCGTCATCGCGCCGCGGCCCATGATGATCCTGAAGGCCAGCCGGGCGCCCGACCAGGCCAAACAGTTCGTCGATTACGTGCTGTCCGAAGAAGGCCAGCGCGCGGTGGCGGAAGCGTGGCTGATGCCGGCGCGCGAGGACATCCAGGCGCAACGTCCGCTGTTCAAGGAATTGAAGCTGTTGCCGCAGCCGGCCGCGCAACCCGGTGCCCGGGAAGACGTTCTGCAGCGTTTCTCCAAGCTGTTCGGCACGCACTAA
- a CDS encoding iron ABC transporter permease, whose product MKNAYPLAAGTLAALALVVALPVGFVALQAVFPHLAQGSLRAPFGAWPAVFAEPGIFTLLGGTLRLGLEVALVAALLGIPLGTVRGLCAVPAARLWDLLFLLPFLLPPYIAALSWTMALQPRGYLEQLLGFNLGEVLFSEAGLALVMGLNTFPLVYFAVSRSVAAAGGRLAQAARVSGATPWQALSRVTLPLAMPAIAASLLLAFTLAIEEYGVPAALGPQAGVNVLTTAIERRLSDWPIDLPGAAVLSLLLVAIALTAYAIQRAWMAGRGFETTGGKPAPLVQGSLGAWRWPVLLAFSCAALLTAGAPLASMIATAFTRTLSGGLRASNLTVANFTGLFETGGDALHALSSSMALACGAALLTGAVGFMAAWCATGRRMRGAEFIDALALMPAALPGVVVGVGLILAWNQPFWPITPYGTWVILLLSYSCLLLPYPVRYVSAALMQIGPGLEAAARVHGASAFQALRRIALPLAMPSLMAAMLMVFAIASRELVTSLLLAPAGVQTVSIYVWRQFEQGSVGMGMAMASIAAIVSLLLMLLGMHIQRRALQ is encoded by the coding sequence ATGAAAAACGCCTATCCCCTGGCGGCGGGGACGCTCGCCGCCTTGGCCCTGGTGGTGGCGCTGCCCGTCGGGTTCGTCGCGCTGCAGGCCGTCTTTCCCCATCTGGCCCAGGGTTCGCTACGCGCGCCCTTCGGTGCCTGGCCCGCCGTTTTCGCTGAACCCGGCATCTTCACGCTGCTGGGCGGCACCTTGCGACTGGGTTTGGAAGTGGCACTGGTCGCCGCGCTGCTCGGCATTCCGCTGGGCACCGTGCGCGGCCTGTGCGCCGTGCCCGCGGCCAGGTTGTGGGACCTGCTGTTCCTGCTGCCTTTCCTGCTGCCGCCCTACATTGCCGCCTTGTCCTGGACCATGGCTTTGCAGCCGCGCGGTTACCTTGAACAACTGCTGGGCTTCAATCTGGGCGAGGTGCTTTTTTCCGAGGCCGGCCTGGCCCTGGTCATGGGCCTGAACACCTTCCCGCTGGTGTATTTCGCGGTATCGCGCAGCGTCGCGGCGGCCGGCGGACGCCTGGCCCAGGCGGCGCGCGTCAGCGGCGCCACGCCCTGGCAAGCCCTCTCCCGCGTGACGCTGCCGCTGGCCATGCCGGCCATCGCGGCCAGCCTGCTGCTGGCATTCACCTTGGCCATCGAGGAATACGGCGTGCCCGCTGCCTTGGGTCCGCAAGCTGGCGTGAACGTACTGACCACCGCCATCGAGCGGCGCCTGTCCGACTGGCCCATCGACTTGCCGGGTGCGGCCGTGCTGTCCTTGCTGCTGGTCGCCATCGCCTTGACCGCCTATGCCATCCAGCGCGCCTGGATGGCGGGACGCGGTTTTGAGACCACCGGCGGCAAGCCCGCGCCGCTGGTGCAAGGATCGCTGGGCGCCTGGCGTTGGCCGGTGTTGCTGGCGTTCTCGTGCGCGGCCCTGCTGACCGCGGGCGCCCCGCTGGCCAGCATGATCGCCACGGCGTTCACGCGCACCTTGTCGGGTGGCTTGCGGGCGAGCAACCTGACCGTGGCCAATTTCACCGGTCTGTTCGAAACCGGTGGCGACGCGCTGCACGCTTTGTCCAGCAGCATGGCACTGGCTTGCGGCGCTGCCCTGCTGACCGGCGCGGTCGGCTTCATGGCGGCCTGGTGCGCGACAGGACGACGCATGCGCGGCGCCGAGTTTATCGACGCCCTGGCCCTGATGCCCGCCGCCTTGCCCGGCGTGGTGGTGGGCGTGGGCCTGATCCTGGCGTGGAACCAGCCCTTCTGGCCGATCACGCCGTATGGCACGTGGGTCATCCTGCTGCTGTCGTATTCCTGCCTGCTGCTGCCCTATCCGGTGCGCTACGTCAGCGCGGCGCTGATGCAGATCGGCCCTGGCCTGGAAGCTGCCGCGCGCGTGCATGGCGCGTCGGCCTTCCAGGCCTTGCGGCGCATCGCCCTGCCCTTGGCCATGCCCAGCCTGATGGCCGCCATGCTGATGGTCTTCGCCATTGCCTCGCGTGAACTGGTCACGTCCTTGCTGCTGGCGCCCGCCGGCGTACAGACCGTGTCGATCTACGT